One Chryseobacterium sp. StRB126 genomic region harbors:
- a CDS encoding ArsR/SmtB family transcription factor produces MNLRRDVFQAIADPTRRSILMLVAAQSMTAGAIASNFDTARPTVSKHLQILTECELLRSEQNGREITYHLNPNKMKEIADFIEPFRKMWDEKFNKLESVMKAYQDKNA; encoded by the coding sequence ATGAATTTAAGAAGAGATGTTTTTCAGGCGATCGCAGACCCTACCAGAAGATCTATATTGATGCTGGTGGCTGCCCAATCCATGACTGCAGGAGCCATTGCTTCCAATTTCGATACCGCAAGACCTACCGTTTCCAAGCATCTTCAGATTCTTACAGAATGTGAACTGTTGAGATCCGAACAGAACGGCCGTGAAATTACTTACCACCTTAATCCCAATAAAATGAAAGAAATAGCCGATTTTATAGAGCCGTTCCGCAAAATGTGGGATGAGAAATTCAATAAACTGGAAAGTGTGATGAAAGCATATCAGGATAAAAATGCGTGA
- a CDS encoding VOC family protein, whose translation MKPKMIWANLAVANLERTQKFYEAIGCTPNNPNTSNDLVSFFFGENNFVIHFFLKNILERNVKGVSFGDSKTSNEIIFTVSAETNDQVDQWVAEVKNAGGTIVSEPESFGNNYYGFVFADPDGHKFNVFKM comes from the coding sequence ATGAAACCTAAAATGATCTGGGCCAATCTGGCGGTTGCCAATCTGGAACGCACCCAAAAGTTTTATGAAGCCATAGGATGTACTCCCAACAATCCTAACACTTCTAATGATTTAGTAAGCTTCTTTTTTGGAGAAAATAATTTTGTTATTCATTTCTTTCTGAAAAATATACTGGAAAGGAATGTAAAAGGCGTTTCCTTCGGTGATTCTAAAACTTCCAATGAAATCATATTTACAGTTTCTGCTGAGACTAACGATCAGGTAGATCAATGGGTTGCAGAAGTTAAAAATGCAGGTGGAACCATTGTCTCAGAACCTGAAAGTTTTGGAAATAATTATTATGGTTTTGTGTTTGCAGACCCGGATGGACATAAATTTAATGTCTTTAAAATGTAA
- a CDS encoding threonine aldolase family protein: MKFSFKNDYSEGCHPNILQALLQYNLDQQAGYGEDEFSLKAKELIKTRINKKDSDIYLVSGGTQANLIVISSVLKPYQCAISASTGHILNNETGAIEATGHKILSIETEDGKLRPSDIIPVLENHRNVPHQVMPKMVYISNSTELGTIYQAKELEELSEFCKQNRLYLFMDGARLGHGLTSEISDLSLERVAELTDIFYLGGTKNGALIGEAIVINNPALQEDFAFNIKQKGALLAKGRLLGIQFLELMKNDLYFDLAKHANQQAMKIKHALQEKGISFLADTYTNQIFPILNNELIEVLSESFEFFVWKKVDEEFSAIRLITSWSTSDDAVSRFIEIINEKL, encoded by the coding sequence ATGAAATTTTCATTTAAAAACGACTATTCTGAGGGATGTCACCCCAATATTTTACAGGCACTTTTACAATATAATCTTGACCAGCAAGCCGGATATGGTGAAGATGAGTTCTCTTTGAAAGCAAAGGAATTAATTAAAACCAGAATCAATAAAAAAGATTCAGATATTTATTTGGTTTCAGGAGGAACGCAAGCGAACTTAATTGTGATTTCTTCTGTTTTAAAACCATATCAATGTGCAATTTCAGCATCTACCGGACATATTCTGAATAATGAAACCGGAGCAATTGAAGCAACCGGACATAAAATCTTAAGTATTGAAACGGAAGATGGAAAGCTAAGACCATCAGACATTATTCCGGTGTTGGAAAATCATAGAAATGTACCCCATCAGGTGATGCCGAAAATGGTTTATATTTCCAATTCTACAGAGCTGGGAACGATTTATCAGGCTAAAGAATTGGAAGAGCTTTCAGAATTTTGTAAGCAAAACCGTCTCTATCTGTTCATGGATGGTGCAAGGCTGGGGCACGGACTTACATCTGAAATCAGTGACTTAAGTTTGGAAAGAGTAGCGGAACTCACCGATATTTTTTATCTCGGAGGAACGAAAAACGGAGCATTAATAGGAGAGGCTATTGTTATCAATAATCCGGCTCTCCAGGAAGATTTTGCTTTTAATATCAAGCAAAAAGGAGCATTACTGGCAAAAGGAAGATTATTGGGAATTCAGTTTTTAGAACTGATGAAGAATGATCTGTATTTTGATTTGGCAAAACACGCGAATCAGCAGGCAATGAAGATCAAACATGCTTTGCAGGAAAAAGGGATCAGTTTTCTTGCAGATACTTATACCAATCAGATTTTTCCAATTCTAAACAATGAGCTTATTGAAGTTTTATCAGAGAGTTTTGAGTTTTTTGTCTGGAAAAAAGTAGATGAAGAGTTTTCTGCCATTCGTTTGATTACTTCCTGGAGTACAAGTGATGATGCGGTAAGCCGCTTCATTGAAATCATTAATGAAAAACTATAA
- a CDS encoding DoxX family protein, with translation METSNRSEKRTKIIYWIFTLWMALGMVSTAIVQLMKNKDELANFTNLGYPAYLMTIIGVWKLLGVIAILIPKRLLLKEWAYAGFFFVMSGAVISHLIVGDPAGRTFPAVLLFVLVIISWYFRPSNRKISI, from the coding sequence ATGGAAACATCAAACCGATCAGAAAAAAGAACAAAGATCATCTACTGGATCTTTACCCTTTGGATGGCATTAGGCATGGTTTCTACAGCCATTGTTCAGCTTATGAAAAATAAAGATGAACTTGCCAATTTTACCAACCTTGGATATCCGGCTTATCTCATGACCATCATCGGAGTCTGGAAACTGCTGGGTGTTATCGCCATCCTTATCCCGAAACGATTACTATTAAAAGAATGGGCCTACGCAGGATTTTTCTTCGTGATGTCCGGAGCCGTTATTTCACATCTCATTGTTGGAGATCCTGCCGGAAGAACCTTCCCTGCTGTTTTACTGTTTGTATTGGTTATTATTTCATGGTATTTCAGACCTTCCAATAGAAAAATTTCCATTTAA
- the blaIND gene encoding IND family subclass B1 metallo-beta-lactamase has protein sequence MKKSIPFFIVSMLLSPFASAQVKDFVIEPPIKNNLHIYKTFGVFGGKEYSANSVYLVTKKGVVLFDVPWEKVQYQSLMDTIRKRHNLPVIAVFATHSHDDRAGDLSFFNNKGIKTYATTKTNEFLKKDGKAISTEIIKTGKPYRIGGEEFVVDFLGEGHTADNVVVWFPKYNVLDGGCLVKSNSATDLGYIKEANVEEWPKTMNKLKTKYSKATLIIPGHDEWKGGGHVEHTLELLNKK, from the coding sequence ATGAAAAAAAGCATCCCGTTTTTTATTGTTTCGATGTTGTTGAGTCCTTTTGCAAGTGCGCAGGTAAAAGATTTTGTCATTGAACCACCTATTAAAAACAATTTACATATTTATAAAACTTTTGGAGTATTTGGAGGTAAAGAATATTCTGCCAATTCAGTATATCTTGTCACCAAAAAAGGGGTTGTTTTATTTGATGTTCCATGGGAAAAAGTACAATACCAAAGCCTGATGGATACTATCCGGAAACGTCACAACTTACCTGTTATTGCTGTATTTGCCACCCATTCCCATGATGACCGTGCTGGAGATCTTAGTTTTTTCAATAATAAAGGAATTAAGACCTATGCAACCACTAAAACCAATGAGTTTTTGAAAAAAGACGGAAAAGCAATATCCACTGAAATCATCAAAACCGGAAAACCTTACCGCATTGGTGGAGAAGAATTTGTGGTAGACTTTCTTGGAGAAGGACATACTGCTGATAATGTAGTGGTATGGTTTCCAAAATACAATGTCCTGGATGGTGGATGTCTTGTAAAAAGTAATTCGGCTACTGATTTAGGATATATTAAAGAAGCCAATGTAGAAGAATGGCCCAAGACGATGAATAAACTGAAAACCAAGTATTCTAAAGCTACATTAATTATTCCCGGACATGATGAATGGAAAGGCGGTGGACATGTGGAACACACTTTAGAACTTCTGAACAAGAAATAA
- a CDS encoding YdeI/OmpD-associated family protein, whose translation MNPKVDFFFDKATQWKEEFEKLRTIALSTELVEDLKWGCPCYTYEGKNIFLIHGFKEYCALLFFKGALMKDPDQILIQQSENVQAARQIRFTDILQINDLEKELRAYMFEAVEIEESGAKVEMKKTKDFEMVEEFQQKLDKNLVLKEAFQGLTQGRQRAYLLYFSSAKQSKTREARIEKCIPQILDGKGLND comes from the coding sequence ATGAATCCAAAAGTTGATTTTTTCTTCGATAAAGCCACACAATGGAAAGAAGAATTTGAAAAATTAAGAACCATTGCCCTAAGTACCGAATTGGTAGAAGATTTAAAATGGGGCTGCCCCTGTTATACCTATGAAGGGAAAAATATTTTCTTAATTCATGGTTTTAAAGAATATTGTGCACTTCTCTTTTTTAAAGGTGCTTTGATGAAAGATCCGGACCAGATTTTAATTCAGCAGTCTGAAAATGTACAGGCGGCAAGGCAGATCCGTTTTACAGATATTCTCCAGATCAATGATCTTGAAAAGGAGCTTCGGGCCTATATGTTTGAAGCTGTAGAAATTGAAGAATCCGGGGCAAAAGTTGAAATGAAGAAAACCAAGGATTTTGAAATGGTTGAGGAATTTCAACAAAAATTAGATAAAAATCTTGTATTAAAAGAGGCGTTCCAAGGATTAACACAGGGAAGACAACGGGCCTATCTACTCTATTTCTCATCCGCCAAACAATCTAAAACCAGAGAAGCAAGAATTGAGAAATGCATCCCTCAAATCCTAGACGGAAAAGGACTTAACGACTAA
- a CDS encoding type VI secretion system baseplate subunit TssG, with product MNYNKLQTDFKAEAVAVNLLKYHRAVSNIFIERVGVNDRAYLKDIKSISSSYLGFDEEVFTIESYREGIYDYLPEGLFHPPSLGASRKNVDTVVREIRKQKRVEDDARKFFRPFELEVFFTEISALLKESEFDITSNTDALLETVSELWPLIDMLDKQSAYIFMHILPFFHQIRGDKRWFERCMTAFLQVQVQVTFSPNVIDEIEKNDDSMLLGNSRLGVTYIPSGRHMDGQRNWVINIGPIPYEEMKKYIPGSPFRKVLQTLYDYFLPVTVDIEENFVTEKLEYSFSLKDDERNASRLGYSTFL from the coding sequence ATGAACTATAATAAGCTGCAGACAGACTTTAAAGCTGAGGCTGTAGCTGTTAACCTTTTAAAATATCATCGGGCAGTAAGCAATATATTTATTGAAAGAGTCGGTGTGAACGATCGTGCTTACTTAAAGGATATTAAAAGCATTTCGAGCAGTTATCTGGGTTTTGATGAGGAAGTATTCACGATAGAAAGTTATAGAGAGGGAATTTATGACTATCTTCCTGAAGGATTGTTTCACCCACCTTCTCTCGGAGCTTCCAGAAAAAATGTAGATACGGTTGTAAGAGAAATCAGAAAACAGAAAAGAGTAGAGGATGATGCCCGAAAATTTTTCCGCCCATTTGAGTTGGAAGTTTTTTTTACAGAGATCAGTGCGCTACTTAAAGAGTCAGAATTTGATATCACAAGCAATACGGATGCTTTACTGGAAACGGTAAGTGAACTTTGGCCGCTTATTGATATGCTGGATAAGCAGAGTGCTTATATATTTATGCATATTTTGCCGTTTTTCCACCAGATTCGTGGAGATAAAAGATGGTTTGAAAGATGTATGACTGCTTTTCTTCAGGTTCAGGTTCAGGTAACTTTTTCTCCTAATGTTATTGATGAAATCGAGAAAAATGATGATTCAATGTTGTTGGGGAATTCAAGATTGGGAGTGACTTATATTCCCAGTGGAAGACATATGGATGGACAACGAAACTGGGTGATAAATATTGGGCCAATTCCTTATGAGGAAATGAAAAAATATATTCCGGGAAGCCCGTTCAGAAAAGTTCTTCAAACACTGTATGATTATTTTCTTCCTGTGACAGTGGATATAGAAGAGAATTTCGTTACAGAAAAGCTGGAATACTCGTTTAGTCTTAAGGATGATGAAAGAAATGCCAGCCGCCTTGGATACTCTACATTCCTCTAA
- a CDS encoding DUF4256 domain-containing protein has translation MKKKPLTSEQSEVLLKVLQTRFEKNMNRHKGLKWEKIQTKLESNPEKLWSLNEMEETEGEPDVVDYNQKTDEYLFFDCSPESPKRRSLCYDYPAWESRKANKPESNAIDKASEMGIEILTEEQYRKLQELGKFDQKTSSWVQTPSSIREHGGAVFCDRRYNTVFYYHNGADSYYAARGFRGSLRV, from the coding sequence ATGAAAAAGAAACCATTAACATCCGAACAAAGCGAAGTCCTTTTAAAAGTACTGCAAACCCGTTTTGAAAAAAATATGAACCGCCACAAAGGCCTGAAATGGGAAAAAATTCAGACCAAATTGGAATCTAATCCCGAAAAACTATGGTCTTTAAATGAAATGGAAGAGACAGAAGGCGAACCTGACGTTGTAGATTACAATCAAAAAACAGACGAATACCTCTTCTTCGACTGCTCTCCGGAAAGTCCAAAACGCAGAAGCCTTTGCTACGATTATCCAGCCTGGGAATCCCGAAAAGCCAATAAACCGGAAAGCAATGCCATAGATAAAGCTTCAGAAATGGGCATTGAAATTTTAACCGAAGAACAATATCGCAAGCTTCAGGAGCTTGGAAAGTTTGACCAGAAAACGTCCAGTTGGGTACAGACACCTTCATCGATCAGAGAACATGGTGGTGCTGTTTTCTGCGATAGACGCTACAATACGGTTTTCTATTATCATAATGGTGCCGATTCTTATTATGCAGCGAGAGGATTTAGGGGGAGTTTGAGAGTTTGA
- a CDS encoding TssN family type VI secretion system protein: MEISSVKGIFLRYILMPLIAIIMMFILGIIRRNKPAIKIKVIIVYVLLCSLCLALPGFFGFAGNLFNPYWYLIAQVIYLIFGIIHVNLLHKYFKKHIDSLAMSILFESILSLTCIALGGFLFTLLFNWMSKGTGYAVMAATSMLIFVVPMVFYYCYIQFISIPFDIYKTWRYSPEQKLPDFEGADFDRLMVLNVELSKNLEDSNRFRIKAKTLPTGITFGDWFYRVVDDYNHKNPGSIIHLSDEVREPYYWIFYTKKSFFSFRKYIDFDQDITANSISENEVVICKRVIQHEEEGVARKS, encoded by the coding sequence ATGGAAATTTCTTCAGTAAAAGGTATTTTTTTAAGGTATATTTTAATGCCTTTAATCGCTATCATCATGATGTTTATCCTCGGGATTATCAGGAGAAACAAACCTGCGATCAAAATTAAAGTAATTATTGTATACGTTCTTCTGTGCAGTTTATGCCTGGCACTACCGGGTTTTTTTGGATTTGCCGGAAATCTTTTTAATCCGTACTGGTATCTCATTGCGCAGGTTATTTACCTTATTTTTGGGATTATTCACGTTAACTTATTACACAAATATTTCAAAAAGCATATTGATTCTCTGGCAATGAGTATTTTGTTTGAATCTATACTTTCATTAACGTGTATTGCTTTGGGTGGATTTTTATTTACCCTTTTATTCAACTGGATGAGTAAAGGTACAGGATATGCTGTAATGGCAGCTACAAGTATGCTGATCTTTGTGGTTCCTATGGTGTTTTATTATTGCTATATCCAATTTATCAGTATTCCTTTTGATATTTATAAAACATGGAGATATTCTCCAGAGCAAAAGCTTCCTGATTTTGAAGGGGCAGATTTTGACCGTTTGATGGTTCTGAATGTTGAATTAAGCAAAAACCTTGAAGATTCAAACCGATTCAGAATTAAAGCTAAAACGCTTCCAACCGGAATTACTTTTGGAGACTGGTTTTACAGAGTGGTTGATGATTATAACCACAAAAACCCGGGATCTATTATTCACCTTTCCGATGAAGTAAGAGAACCCTATTATTGGATCTTTTATACCAAAAAATCGTTTTTCAGCTTTAGAAAATATATAGATTTCGATCAGGACATCACTGCAAACAGCATTTCTGAAAATGAAGTCGTTATTTGTAAGAGAGTCATTCAACATGAAGAGGAAGGAGTCGCAAGAAAATCATAA
- a CDS encoding metal-dependent transcriptional regulator: MKTTLTEENYLKALFHLVDNEGKVTINELSKFLNVKMPSVNNMMKKFAEKKWVIYETYKPLIVTENGKREAALVVRKHRLTEMFLVKKMNFGWENVHEIAEQLEHVHSQIFFDKMDEILDYPKFDPHGEPIPDKDGNIIAQDLQKLSGCEEGETVVFASVTLSDDSFLTYLNDRKLLLNTKVKIIKIESFDKSMTIEIEGKKEILSKKATEKILVKK, from the coding sequence TTGAAAACAACCCTAACAGAAGAAAATTACCTGAAAGCTTTGTTTCATTTAGTTGACAATGAAGGAAAGGTGACGATTAACGAACTCAGCAAATTTTTAAATGTAAAAATGCCGAGCGTTAACAATATGATGAAAAAATTTGCAGAAAAGAAATGGGTCATTTATGAAACCTACAAACCTCTGATCGTTACCGAAAACGGAAAACGAGAAGCTGCTTTGGTGGTTCGTAAACACAGATTGACTGAAATGTTTCTGGTTAAGAAAATGAATTTTGGCTGGGAAAATGTCCATGAAATTGCAGAACAACTGGAACACGTTCATTCCCAAATCTTCTTTGATAAAATGGACGAAATTTTGGATTACCCTAAATTTGATCCGCATGGAGAACCTATTCCTGATAAAGATGGAAACATTATTGCCCAGGATCTTCAGAAGCTAAGTGGATGTGAAGAAGGAGAAACCGTTGTTTTTGCTTCCGTTACTCTTTCTGATGACTCTTTCCTAACTTATTTAAATGACAGAAAGCTTCTCCTGAATACCAAAGTAAAGATTATTAAAATTGAAAGTTTTGATAAATCGATGACCATAGAAATTGAGGGTAAGAAAGAAATCCTCAGTAAAAAAGCTACGGAAAAAATATTGGTAAAAAAATAA
- a CDS encoding S41 family peptidase codes for MKKSIIYLGLVLFSASVTFNSCMQENESPITEPTRYTSNDIKSYADLFKVFWTVMDQRYNYFYEQKGKDGMDWNTIYKEYYPKFAALKSYNGIGVSDAELQADAEKAKVYFTEIINPIIDRHFNVKIKVPFSNSGITNTYTFYGGMNEVRSNIYPFDAKYGYMKDRLQDGAVLTNNFLLAGNLKSNPDIYYFSFKSFSLSTNFKINLVDKYLSPDPGNSLVLTSAAIESSAQLNAISDSNKRNEVKNFTINLLNEWNSFPNSNEMKSFNSQIGTFKSTEVLSDALLSLTQQLLTKSNNLVKYNSSATYSSVLSSETLPYIQWFIQQMDNHVKYGYNLAQFQNAANKILTNAPFYQKFLNPLHKGDIKKVIIDLRGNGGGNIVDARFFTDRFITKNALAFYQRTKEGNGQFNYTPWVPVQVKPHMFGIPGNIPIVVLTDKGSASMSEMSTLMLKSQGTHAISMGDYSAGATAGLGGSDDFNGGTRDVIAGGILEFYMPLMATKNLNNEVIEGVGIKPDIYVTPPSDTEVAQMTSSPKTFADRVMDEAIKYLSTK; via the coding sequence ATGAAAAAAAGTATCATTTATTTAGGATTAGTACTGTTTTCAGCATCAGTAACATTCAATTCCTGTATGCAGGAGAATGAGTCTCCTATTACAGAGCCAACAAGATATACAAGCAATGATATAAAATCCTACGCCGATCTTTTTAAAGTATTCTGGACAGTAATGGATCAGCGGTATAATTATTTTTATGAACAGAAAGGAAAAGATGGTATGGATTGGAATACCATTTATAAAGAGTATTATCCAAAATTTGCTGCTTTAAAATCCTATAATGGGATTGGAGTAAGTGATGCAGAACTTCAGGCGGATGCTGAAAAAGCAAAGGTATATTTTACAGAAATCATAAATCCCATCATTGACAGACATTTTAACGTTAAAATAAAAGTTCCTTTTTCAAATTCCGGTATTACCAATACATATACTTTTTATGGAGGGATGAACGAAGTGAGATCTAATATTTATCCGTTTGATGCTAAATACGGATATATGAAAGACAGGCTTCAGGATGGGGCTGTATTAACTAATAATTTTTTATTGGCGGGTAATTTGAAATCTAATCCGGATATTTACTATTTCAGTTTCAAAAGTTTTTCATTATCTACAAATTTTAAGATTAATCTTGTTGATAAATATTTAAGCCCGGATCCGGGAAATTCGCTTGTTCTTACATCTGCCGCCATTGAAAGCAGTGCACAACTCAATGCAATTAGTGATAGTAACAAGAGAAATGAAGTTAAAAATTTCACTATAAATCTATTAAACGAATGGAACTCATTTCCGAATTCAAATGAGATGAAATCTTTCAATAGCCAGATCGGAACGTTTAAAAGCACAGAAGTTTTATCAGATGCATTGTTAAGTTTAACCCAGCAGTTACTCACAAAATCTAATAATCTTGTAAAATATAATAGTTCAGCCACTTATTCTTCAGTGTTAAGTAGTGAAACTCTTCCTTATATCCAATGGTTTATCCAGCAGATGGATAATCATGTAAAATATGGATATAACTTGGCCCAGTTCCAGAATGCGGCCAACAAAATACTGACCAATGCTCCTTTTTATCAGAAGTTTTTAAATCCTTTACACAAAGGAGATATTAAAAAAGTGATTATTGATTTAAGAGGTAACGGCGGTGGTAATATTGTTGATGCCCGTTTTTTCACAGACAGGTTTATTACTAAAAACGCTCTTGCATTTTATCAGAGAACAAAAGAGGGGAACGGACAATTTAATTATACTCCTTGGGTTCCGGTACAGGTAAAACCTCATATGTTTGGAATTCCCGGGAATATTCCGATTGTTGTTTTAACGGATAAAGGAAGTGCAAGTATGTCGGAAATGTCTACATTGATGCTTAAAAGCCAGGGAACTCATGCTATTTCTATGGGAGATTACAGTGCTGGAGCCACTGCAGGTCTGGGAGGATCAGATGATTTTAATGGAGGCACCCGGGATGTTATTGCTGGTGGTATTCTAGAGTTTTATATGCCATTGATGGCTACTAAGAATCTTAATAATGAAGTTATTGAAGGGGTTGGTATAAAACCGGATATTTATGTAACCCCTCCTTCGGATACTGAAGTTGCGCAAATGACAAGCAGTCCTAAAACATTTGCAGACAGGGTAATGGATGAAGCCATTAAATATCTTTCAACCAAATAG
- a CDS encoding SRPBCC domain-containing protein, giving the protein MELKTKIQAEDGKQEIFIIREFDLPVELLFKAYTEAELFEQWMGTKVTKFENQPHGSYRFETSNPQGEVMFSANGTIHDIVQNEKIIRTFQMENTPFPVQIEFLEFEKLTDTTSKITIQTIYKSIDFRDQHLKMPFAQGINRAHNRLQEMFNGPRVPDFEG; this is encoded by the coding sequence ATGGAACTTAAAACAAAAATTCAGGCAGAAGATGGAAAACAGGAAATCTTCATCATCAGAGAATTTGATCTTCCTGTAGAATTGCTCTTCAAAGCTTATACAGAAGCTGAACTTTTCGAACAATGGATGGGAACCAAAGTGACCAAGTTTGAAAACCAACCCCACGGAAGTTACCGTTTCGAAACTTCAAACCCTCAGGGAGAAGTCATGTTCAGTGCCAACGGAACCATTCATGATATTGTTCAGAATGAGAAAATTATAAGAACTTTTCAGATGGAAAACACCCCTTTTCCGGTTCAGATTGAGTTTTTAGAATTTGAAAAGCTAACTGATACCACCAGCAAAATCACCATTCAAACCATCTATAAATCAATAGATTTCAGAGATCAGCACCTGAAAATGCCATTCGCTCAGGGAATTAATAGGGCGCATAATCGTTTACAGGAAATGTTTAACGGACCTCGTGTTCCGGATTTCGAGGGATAA
- a CDS encoding YdcF family protein — protein MKFLLDFLFRVLQLFTEPYFLVFLAIVIIALLKRKNKCKNLRIGVFISAVVMVILIGNGFLGKLISGYLQKSYIRASEIKNTPAQNPIIVILGGGVVDIDNTEKLHTMSYSRMFTAYQLYHEYKKNNQPCKILISGKGRGHISEAELFSEDFKKMGVPDSDIIKEEQSMNTYQNAKFSSQMINRMAPSSLYLVTSGFHMKRSVALFQTFGLKPIPQASDFIDTEITVFPNSYNAAFTFVMLKEVVGIWQVQLYNSLGMNK, from the coding sequence ATGAAATTTTTACTGGATTTTTTATTTCGTGTTTTACAACTTTTTACAGAACCTTATTTTTTAGTATTTCTGGCAATTGTTATCATTGCTCTGTTGAAAAGAAAAAATAAATGTAAAAATCTGAGAATAGGAGTTTTTATATCAGCAGTTGTCATGGTTATTCTGATAGGTAACGGTTTTCTGGGTAAGCTAATCTCCGGATATTTGCAGAAAAGTTACATCAGGGCTTCAGAAATAAAGAATACACCTGCTCAGAATCCCATTATTGTAATATTGGGTGGTGGGGTTGTAGATATCGACAATACAGAGAAATTGCATACCATGTCTTATTCCAGAATGTTTACTGCTTATCAATTGTATCATGAATACAAGAAAAATAATCAACCTTGTAAAATATTAATTTCCGGAAAAGGAAGAGGACATATAAGCGAAGCAGAATTATTCAGTGAGGATTTTAAAAAGATGGGAGTACCGGATTCTGATATTATTAAGGAAGAGCAAAGCATGAATACGTATCAGAATGCAAAATTCTCAAGTCAGATGATAAACAGGATGGCTCCCTCTAGCTTATATCTGGTTACTTCAGGTTTTCATATGAAAAGATCTGTCGCTCTGTTTCAAACCTTTGGGTTAAAACCTATTCCGCAGGCCTCAGATTTTATAGATACCGAAATCACTGTATTTCCTAATAGCTATAATGCTGCATTTACATTCGTTATGCTTAAAGAGGTAGTGGGAATATGGCAGGTGCAATTGTATAACAGTTTGGGAATGAATAAATAG
- a CDS encoding outer membrane beta-barrel protein, with protein sequence MGQNKLKVSLDAGYTYGALNSDLSNLVDSRYTGRYGFGVNLSGEYMIWKSLFVSTGVSFQQKNYKFERTGSRDGWYTEYNNNFLTLPLMVGGYILNNPHETTGVWIKIAGGMYTDYWLSMKREGRYPVFNELQENGTFNYTQVSDKYDFKKNENQLNRWGYGLAGQAQLGYSFNKFDVYGSYNYQYGLSDINMANNDKDRKSTIRSYMISLGVSYKFK encoded by the coding sequence ATGGGACAAAATAAACTTAAGGTAAGTCTGGATGCCGGGTATACGTATGGTGCTTTAAATTCTGACCTTTCAAATCTTGTTGATTCAAGGTATACCGGGCGTTATGGTTTCGGGGTCAACCTGTCTGGGGAGTATATGATTTGGAAATCACTTTTTGTTTCTACAGGAGTTTCGTTTCAGCAAAAGAATTATAAGTTTGAGAGAACGGGAAGCAGAGATGGATGGTATACAGAATATAATAATAATTTTTTAACCCTTCCTTTAATGGTAGGAGGCTATATCCTGAATAATCCACATGAAACCACCGGTGTATGGATCAAAATTGCCGGAGGAATGTATACTGATTACTGGCTAAGTATGAAAAGAGAAGGGCGGTATCCGGTATTTAATGAATTGCAGGAAAATGGAACTTTTAATTATACACAAGTTTCTGATAAATATGATTTCAAAAAGAATGAAAATCAGCTTAATCGTTGGGGATATGGGTTGGCAGGCCAGGCGCAGTTAGGATATTCTTTTAATAAGTTTGATGTATATGGATCCTATAACTACCAGTATGGGCTTTCAGATATCAATATGGCGAATAACGATAAAGACCGTAAATCAACCATTCGGTCATATATGATTTCTTTAGGTGTTTCCTATAAGTTTAAGTAA